Proteins from a single region of Abyssalbus ytuae:
- a CDS encoding GNAT family N-acetyltransferase, which produces MISIRIITSAESHLVRHPVLRKGMPFDTCKFEEDDFVSTFHLGAFLNEKQVGTVTIIENPLEFFQGEASFQLRGMAVLGDYQKTGIGKKLVLHAEKIVVEKKGNGIWMNARKKAVRFYNSLGYKIVSDEFEVPVFGPHYRMCKYL; this is translated from the coding sequence TTGATATCAATAAGAATTATTACATCTGCAGAATCTCATTTAGTCAGGCACCCTGTCTTAAGAAAAGGAATGCCTTTTGATACTTGTAAATTTGAGGAAGATGACTTTGTTTCTACTTTTCATTTAGGAGCTTTTTTAAATGAAAAACAAGTGGGGACAGTTACAATTATTGAAAATCCTTTAGAGTTTTTTCAGGGTGAAGCGAGTTTTCAGTTAAGGGGTATGGCAGTATTAGGAGATTATCAAAAAACAGGAATTGGTAAAAAACTTGTACTTCATGCAGAAAAAATAGTTGTAGAAAAAAAAGGAAATGGAATATGGATGAATGCCCGAAAAAAGGCTGTCCGGTTTTACAATAGTTTGGGATATAAAATAGTAAGTGATGAATTTGAAGTACCGGTTTTTGGGCCTCACTATAGAATGTGTAAATATTTATAG
- a CDS encoding collagen-like protein: MRKVLFCMFFALGFLSVSLTNAQVKIGDNPSVINNNSLLELESTDKALVLTRVNTSQMNSIRPLQGAIVYNIEEKCVFQYDGNKWNSLCSEEKGSFQETVTSLVANDNGTYTYTNEKGESVTFSTGVSETGVQRTQSLQGPQGEKGEKGDQGETGPQGPIGLTGPQGEQGIQGLQGEKGEKGDKGDQGEVGPQGPIGLTGPQGEQGIQGLQGEKGDKGEKGDQGEVGPQGPIGLTGPQGEQGIQGLQGEKGDKGEKGDQGEVGPQGPIGLTGPQGEQGIQGLQGEKGDKGEKGDQGETGPQGPIGLTGPQGEQGIQGLQGDKGDQGEVGPQGPIGLTGPQGEQGIQGLQGDKGDKGDKGDQGEVGPQGPTGLTGPQGEQGIQGLQGEKGEKGDQGEVGPQGPIGLTGPQGEQGIQGPQGEVGPQGPIGLTGPQGEQGIQGPEGDKGEKGDQGEVGPQGPIGLTGPQGEQGIQGLQGDKGDKGDKGDQGEVGPQGPIGLTGPQGEQGMQGPQGDKGDKGDKGDQGEVGPQGPIGLTGPQGEQGLQGEKGDKGEKGDQGEVGPQGPIGLTGPQGEQGVQGLQGEKGDQGETGLQGPIGLTGPQGEQGIQGLQGDKGEKGDQGEVGPQGPTGLTGPQGEQGIQGLQGEKGEKGDQGEVGPQGPIGLTGPQGEQGIQGLQGDKGEKGDQGEVGPQGSTGLTGPQGEQGIQGPEGDKGDKGDQGEVGPQGPIGLTGPQGEQGIQGLQGEKGEKGDQGEVGPQGPIGLTGPQGEQGIQGLQGEIGPQGPIGLTGSQGEQGIQGLQGEKGDKGEKGDQGEVGPQGPIGLTGPQGEQGIQGPQGEKGDKGDQGETGPQGPIGLTGPQGEQGIQGLQGEKGEKGDQGEVGPQGSTGLTGPQGEQGIQGPEGDKGDKGDQGEVGPQGPIGLTGPQGEQGIQGLQGEKGEKGDQGEVGPQGPIGLTGSQGEQGIQGLQGDKGDQGEVGPQGPIGLTGPQGEQGIQGLQGDKGDQGETGPMPSLSSTDGSVTITATADGYDLSASSLITAPAPTGGIISYGKVRSNGNTDAIMGATVTKTGTGVYKITLNTSVATSNYIIQLTGIKNGNQSWNPGTNCNVSQQSARSFVVETYHYGNNLVDAGFYFTVIY; the protein is encoded by the coding sequence GTGAGAAAAGTATTATTCTGCATGTTTTTTGCTTTAGGATTCTTATCCGTTAGCCTAACAAATGCTCAGGTAAAAATAGGAGACAATCCATCAGTTATAAACAATAATTCACTTCTTGAATTAGAAAGCACTGATAAGGCTTTGGTTTTAACAAGGGTGAATACTTCCCAGATGAATTCAATTAGACCTCTTCAGGGAGCAATTGTATACAATATTGAAGAAAAATGTGTTTTTCAATATGATGGAAATAAATGGAATTCACTTTGTAGCGAAGAAAAAGGAAGCTTTCAGGAAACCGTAACTTCATTGGTTGCCAATGATAATGGAACTTATACCTATACAAATGAAAAGGGTGAAAGTGTAACATTTTCCACGGGAGTAAGTGAAACCGGAGTACAAAGAACACAAAGCCTTCAGGGTCCTCAGGGAGAAAAAGGAGAAAAAGGAGATCAGGGAGAAACTGGTCCTCAAGGTCCGATAGGCTTAACCGGCCCTCAGGGTGAACAAGGTATTCAGGGTCTTCAGGGAGAAAAAGGAGAAAAAGGAGATAAAGGAGATCAGGGAGAAGTTGGTCCCCAAGGCCCGATAGGTTTAACCGGCCCCCAGGGTGAACAAGGAATTCAGGGTCTTCAGGGAGAAAAAGGCGACAAAGGAGAAAAAGGAGATCAGGGAGAAGTTGGTCCCCAAGGTCCGATAGGTTTAACCGGCCCCCAGGGTGAACAAGGTATTCAAGGTCTTCAGGGAGAAAAAGGCGACAAAGGAGAAAAAGGAGATCAGGGAGAAGTTGGTCCCCAAGGTCCGATAGGCTTAACCGGCCCCCAGGGTGAACAAGGAATCCAGGGTCTTCAGGGAGAAAAAGGCGACAAAGGAGAAAAAGGTGACCAGGGAGAAACTGGTCCTCAAGGTCCGATAGGCTTAACCGGCCCCCAAGGTGAACAAGGAATCCAAGGTCTTCAGGGAGATAAAGGAGACCAAGGAGAAGTTGGTCCTCAAGGTCCGATAGGCTTAACCGGCCCCCAAGGTGAACAAGGAATCCAAGGTCTTCAGGGAGATAAAGGTGACAAAGGAGATAAAGGAGACCAAGGAGAAGTTGGTCCGCAAGGTCCAACAGGACTAACCGGCCCCCAGGGTGAACAAGGTATTCAAGGTCTTCAGGGAGAAAAAGGAGAAAAAGGAGATCAGGGAGAAGTTGGTCCCCAAGGCCCGATAGGCTTAACCGGCCCCCAAGGTGAACAAGGAATCCAGGGTCCCCAGGGAGAAGTTGGTCCGCAAGGTCCGATAGGTTTAACCGGTCCCCAGGGTGAACAAGGAATTCAGGGTCCTGAGGGAGACAAAGGAGAAAAAGGCGACCAGGGAGAAGTTGGTCCTCAAGGCCCGATAGGTTTAACCGGCCCCCAGGGTGAACAAGGAATCCAGGGTCTTCAGGGAGATAAAGGTGACAAAGGAGATAAAGGAGATCAGGGAGAAGTTGGTCCGCAAGGTCCGATAGGTTTAACCGGTCCTCAGGGTGAACAAGGTATGCAGGGTCCTCAGGGAGATAAAGGTGACAAAGGAGATAAAGGAGATCAGGGAGAAGTTGGTCCCCAAGGTCCGATAGGCTTAACCGGCCCCCAGGGTGAACAAGGTCTTCAGGGAGAAAAAGGCGACAAAGGAGAAAAAGGAGATCAGGGAGAAGTTGGTCCCCAAGGTCCGATAGGACTAACCGGCCCACAGGGTGAACAAGGGGTTCAAGGTCTTCAGGGAGAAAAAGGTGACCAGGGAGAAACAGGCCTTCAAGGCCCGATAGGATTAACCGGCCCCCAGGGTGAACAAGGAATCCAAGGTCTTCAGGGAGATAAAGGAGAAAAAGGAGATCAGGGAGAAGTTGGTCCGCAAGGTCCGACAGGACTAACCGGCCCCCAGGGTGAACAAGGGATTCAAGGTCTTCAGGGAGAAAAAGGAGAAAAAGGAGATCAGGGAGAAGTTGGTCCGCAAGGTCCGATAGGTTTAACCGGCCCCCAGGGTGAACAAGGAATCCAAGGTCTTCAGGGAGATAAAGGAGAAAAAGGAGATCAGGGAGAAGTTGGTCCGCAAGGTTCGACAGGACTAACCGGTCCCCAGGGTGAACAAGGAATTCAGGGTCCTGAGGGAGACAAAGGAGATAAGGGCGATCAGGGAGAAGTTGGTCCTCAAGGTCCGATAGGCTTAACCGGCCCTCAGGGTGAACAAGGTATTCAGGGTCTTCAGGGAGAAAAAGGAGAAAAAGGAGATCAGGGAGAAGTTGGTCCTCAAGGTCCGATAGGTTTAACCGGCCCCCAGGGTGAACAAGGAATCCAAGGTCTTCAGGGAGAAATAGGCCCTCAGGGCCCGATAGGTTTAACCGGCTCCCAGGGTGAACAAGGTATTCAAGGTCTTCAGGGAGAAAAAGGCGACAAAGGAGAAAAAGGAGATCAGGGAGAAGTTGGTCCCCAAGGTCCGATAGGCTTAACCGGCCCCCAAGGTGAACAAGGAATCCAGGGTCCTCAGGGAGAAAAAGGAGATAAAGGTGACCAGGGAGAAACCGGCCCTCAAGGTCCGATAGGTTTAACCGGTCCCCAGGGTGAACAAGGAATTCAAGGTCTTCAGGGAGAAAAAGGAGAAAAAGGAGATCAGGGAGAAGTTGGTCCGCAAGGTTCGACAGGACTAACCGGTCCCCAGGGTGAACAAGGAATTCAGGGTCCTGAGGGAGACAAAGGAGATAAGGGCGATCAGGGAGAAGTTGGTCCTCAAGGTCCGATAGGCTTAACCGGCCCTCAGGGTGAACAAGGTATTCAGGGTCTTCAGGGAGAAAAAGGAGAAAAAGGAGATCAGGGAGAAGTTGGTCCTCAAGGTCCGATAGGTTTAACCGGCTCCCAGGGTGAACAAGGTATTCAAGGTCTTCAGGGAGATAAAGGTGATCAGGGAGAAGTTGGGCCGCAAGGTCCGATAGGTTTAACCGGCCCCCAGGGTGAACAAGGAATTCAGGGTCTTCAGGGAGATAAAGGTGACCAGGGAGAAACAGGCCCTATGCCCTCATTATCCTCAACAGATGGCTCTGTTACTATTACGGCCACTGCCGATGGGTATGACCTTTCTGCTTCATCACTAATTACTGCTCCTGCTCCGACAGGTGGAATTATATCGTATGGTAAAGTAAGATCAAATGGAAATACAGACGCCATAATGGGTGCTACTGTGACTAAAACCGGAACAGGAGTTTACAAAATTACGCTAAACACATCTGTAGCCACATCGAACTATATTATCCAGCTTACCGGTATAAAAAATGGTAATCAATCCTGGAACCCGGGAACCAACTGTAATGTGTCTCAACAATCTGCGAGATCATTTGTGGTAGAAACATATCATTATGGAAATAACCTTGTTGATGCCGGATTCTATTTCACAGTTATTTATTAA
- a CDS encoding T9SS type A sorting domain-containing protein codes for MKQILPTVFFIMLQTVVLAQSAFHNLGNVHIYEDANVGIHTNLINNGDFVSTSGLVGLYNEETITVSGTKKPVFYDLEVMTGKQVALQTPVVVTNTHNFVEGNVVTDKANPEVYLEFKGNSIHIGENDRSHVNGCVSVSKSSDFSFPIGDGERMREISIEGNTEENTYAAAYFYTSPEVNGTNDFKEEGLAGVSKKEYWKLKGKGKIVVTLTWDKMSDVVNMTNSINNLSVVGWSKSEKQWVNLGNFRVSGDLFRGSVTSESFIPNDFSVITIGVKSGIFKNISNVSSTSEVVKVNIFDVAGNLVGTVNKDENLDLRIYAKGIYILDMKMSDGKRLVKKVLNK; via the coding sequence ATGAAACAAATTTTACCTACTGTATTTTTTATAATGCTCCAAACGGTGGTTTTGGCTCAGTCGGCTTTTCATAATTTGGGGAATGTGCATATTTATGAAGATGCAAATGTAGGAATACATACTAATCTTATAAATAATGGTGATTTTGTTAGTACTTCTGGTTTGGTCGGATTGTATAACGAAGAAACTATAACCGTTTCCGGAACTAAAAAACCTGTTTTTTATGATTTAGAGGTAATGACTGGTAAGCAGGTTGCTTTACAAACACCTGTTGTAGTAACTAATACACACAATTTTGTTGAAGGGAATGTAGTTACCGACAAAGCAAATCCTGAAGTATATCTTGAATTTAAAGGTAATTCTATTCATATTGGAGAAAATGACAGGTCACATGTTAACGGATGTGTGAGTGTTTCTAAAAGTAGTGATTTTTCTTTTCCAATAGGTGATGGAGAAAGAATGAGAGAAATATCAATTGAGGGAAATACAGAAGAAAATACTTATGCAGCAGCTTATTTTTATACCAGTCCTGAAGTAAATGGAACCAATGATTTTAAAGAAGAGGGATTAGCAGGTGTGAGTAAAAAAGAATACTGGAAATTGAAAGGGAAAGGGAAAATAGTTGTTACTCTCACATGGGATAAAATGAGTGATGTTGTCAATATGACAAACTCAATTAACAATTTGAGTGTTGTGGGATGGAGCAAGTCAGAAAAACAATGGGTCAATCTTGGAAACTTTAGAGTAAGTGGCGATTTATTCAGAGGATCAGTTACTTCCGAAAGTTTTATTCCTAATGATTTTTCAGTTATAACGATTGGTGTAAAATCAGGAATATTTAAAAACATAAGTAATGTTTCTTCTACTTCAGAAGTAGTTAAAGTTAATATTTTTGATGTAGCCGGAAATCTTGTAGGTACTGTAAATAAAGATGAGAACCTTGACCTTCGAATCTATGCTAAAGGAATTTATATCCTTGATATGAAAATGTCAGATGGAAAAAGACTTGTTAAAAAGGTGTTAAATAAATAA
- the map gene encoding type I methionyl aminopeptidase has protein sequence MIIVKTPEEIELMRESALIVSKTLGMLAQEVKPGVTTKQLDKLAEQFIRDNGAEPGFLGLYGCPSTLLTSTNEAVVHGLPTDEPLKEGDIVSIDCGALKNEFYGDHAYTFEIGEVSPETKKLLEVTKESLYIGIREFKTGNRVGDVGYAIQKYCEDHGYGVVRELVGHGVGKKMHEDPEMPNYGKRGRGKKFVEGMVVAIEPMINMGTHRIKQLKDGWTIVTADGKPSAHFEHNVAIVNGKPEILSTFNYIYEVLGIKSDEEQEFRAGNLVL, from the coding sequence ATGATAATAGTTAAAACACCCGAAGAAATTGAATTAATGAGAGAAAGTGCCCTTATAGTTTCTAAAACATTGGGGATGTTGGCGCAAGAAGTTAAGCCGGGTGTAACAACAAAGCAATTGGACAAGTTGGCTGAACAATTTATAAGGGATAACGGAGCAGAACCCGGATTTTTGGGGTTATACGGATGTCCGTCAACTTTATTAACCAGTACCAATGAAGCGGTTGTGCATGGTTTGCCTACGGATGAACCTCTTAAAGAAGGAGATATAGTTTCTATTGATTGTGGGGCTTTAAAAAATGAATTTTACGGTGATCACGCTTATACTTTCGAAATCGGAGAAGTTTCTCCTGAGACTAAAAAGCTTCTTGAAGTTACAAAAGAATCTCTTTATATAGGTATCCGCGAATTTAAAACAGGTAACAGGGTAGGAGATGTAGGCTATGCTATCCAGAAATATTGTGAAGATCATGGTTACGGTGTAGTACGGGAATTAGTTGGTCATGGCGTAGGAAAAAAAATGCATGAAGATCCTGAAATGCCTAACTATGGAAAACGAGGAAGAGGTAAGAAGTTTGTAGAAGGTATGGTAGTTGCCATAGAACCTATGATTAATATGGGAACCCATCGTATCAAACAATTAAAAGACGGATGGACGATAGTAACCGCCGATGGTAAACCCAGTGCTCACTTTGAACATAACGTTGCAATCGTAAACGGTAAACCCGAAATTTTATCTACATTTAATTACATATACGAAGTGTTAGGTATAAAAAGTGATGAAGAACAAGAATTTAGGGCAGGTAACCTGGTGTTGTAA
- a CDS encoding M1 family metallopeptidase, whose product MKIIKHFFISIFVLLTMSVFAQEKEEKPEPPQGGHTNISKFRQLYDEFSTPNMFRAASGAPGPAYYQQQADYKMDIELDDTHQKLYGTETITYTNNSPDALDYLWVQLDQNVRKKDTPSALRNGEGVPPADRVESFAGKYYENPFDGGFNIEYVKDMNDRDLPFTVNQTMMRVDIPQNLKPGQKISFKIKWWYNINNHVTNRARSGYEHFSKDGNNAYVIAQFFPRMAVYSDVEGWQNHQFWGSGEFALPFGNYEVNITVPADHILDGTGELQNRKDVFSKEMIERYDLAKKSFDKPVFIVTQEEAEAKESSFSEEKKTWKFKAENVRDFAFASSRKFIWDMQAVNVQGKTVMAVSLYPKEGNPLWEEYSTKAVAHTLKTYSKYTFQYPYHKAISVHAKNQGMEYPMICWNWGRPNEDGTYSDRVKYGMISVIIHEVGHNFFPMIVNSDERQWGWMDEGLNTFMQYLTEQEFENDYPSRRGQPSKIVDYMKGDQSFIAPIMANPENVYQLGPNAYGKPATALNILRETVMGPELFDYAFKTYAQRWMFKHPTPEDFFRTMEDASGVDLDWFWRGWFYTTDYVDIGVKEVKKYHVSAKPNAEMRKLMEQQGWTEADLPPLVYLVEEGTEDYENNIKKGSPDENYKVLNEYLMDNFSAEQRANMKQPKYFYEVVFEKPGGLPMPLIVEYTYKNGLKETVKYPAEIWRKNDKEVKRVIASESEVTSIIVDPKEETADINTGNNSWPKSKEPSDFDKFKQKVKG is encoded by the coding sequence ATGAAAATAATTAAGCATTTTTTTATTTCGATTTTCGTTCTACTAACCATGTCGGTTTTTGCCCAGGAAAAAGAGGAAAAACCGGAACCACCTCAGGGAGGCCATACCAATATAAGTAAGTTCAGACAACTTTATGATGAGTTTTCCACTCCTAATATGTTCAGGGCAGCATCAGGTGCCCCTGGCCCTGCTTATTATCAGCAGCAGGCAGATTATAAAATGGACATAGAGTTGGATGATACTCACCAAAAGTTATACGGAACTGAAACGATTACTTATACAAATAATTCTCCCGACGCACTGGATTATTTATGGGTACAATTAGATCAAAACGTAAGAAAAAAAGATACACCGTCAGCTTTGAGAAATGGAGAAGGAGTACCACCTGCTGACAGGGTAGAATCTTTTGCCGGTAAATATTATGAAAACCCTTTTGACGGAGGTTTCAATATAGAATATGTAAAAGATATGAATGACAGGGATTTACCTTTTACGGTAAACCAAACAATGATGAGAGTTGATATACCTCAGAATTTAAAACCCGGACAGAAAATTTCTTTTAAAATAAAATGGTGGTACAATATAAACAACCACGTAACCAACAGGGCGAGAAGCGGGTATGAGCATTTTTCCAAGGACGGAAATAATGCTTATGTAATAGCTCAGTTTTTTCCGCGAATGGCAGTTTACAGTGATGTAGAAGGGTGGCAAAACCACCAGTTTTGGGGAAGTGGCGAATTTGCCCTGCCTTTTGGTAACTATGAGGTGAATATTACTGTGCCGGCTGATCATATTTTAGATGGAACAGGAGAATTGCAAAACAGGAAAGATGTTTTTAGCAAAGAAATGATAGAACGCTATGACTTAGCAAAAAAATCATTTGACAAGCCTGTATTTATTGTAACCCAGGAAGAAGCTGAAGCTAAAGAAAGCAGTTTTTCAGAAGAAAAAAAGACATGGAAGTTTAAAGCTGAAAATGTAAGGGATTTTGCATTTGCATCATCGCGTAAATTTATATGGGACATGCAGGCGGTAAACGTACAGGGAAAAACGGTAATGGCAGTATCATTATATCCTAAAGAAGGAAATCCCCTTTGGGAAGAATATTCCACTAAAGCTGTGGCACATACTTTAAAAACCTATTCAAAATATACTTTTCAATACCCTTACCATAAGGCTATATCGGTGCATGCTAAAAATCAGGGTATGGAATACCCAATGATTTGTTGGAATTGGGGGCGTCCTAATGAAGACGGTACGTATAGTGACAGGGTAAAATACGGAATGATAAGTGTAATCATTCATGAAGTGGGCCATAACTTTTTTCCGATGATTGTAAATTCTGATGAGCGCCAGTGGGGCTGGATGGATGAAGGACTAAATACTTTTATGCAATATTTAACCGAACAGGAATTTGAAAATGATTACCCTTCCAGAAGAGGACAGCCATCAAAAATTGTTGATTATATGAAAGGCGATCAAAGTTTTATTGCTCCTATAATGGCTAACCCTGAAAATGTTTATCAGTTAGGGCCCAATGCTTACGGTAAACCGGCCACTGCTTTAAATATATTAAGAGAAACAGTAATGGGACCTGAACTGTTTGATTATGCTTTTAAAACCTATGCCCAAAGATGGATGTTTAAACATCCCACCCCCGAAGATTTTTTCAGAACTATGGAAGATGCATCCGGGGTTGATCTTGACTGGTTCTGGAGAGGATGGTTTTATACAACCGATTATGTAGATATAGGAGTGAAAGAAGTAAAAAAATATCATGTATCCGCCAAGCCCAACGCAGAAATGAGAAAACTAATGGAGCAACAGGGATGGACAGAAGCTGACTTACCTCCTTTGGTTTATCTTGTAGAAGAAGGAACTGAAGATTATGAGAATAATATAAAGAAAGGTTCCCCTGATGAAAATTATAAAGTGCTGAATGAATATCTAATGGACAATTTTTCTGCTGAACAAAGGGCAAACATGAAGCAACCTAAATATTTTTATGAGGTTGTTTTTGAAAAACCAGGAGGATTACCAATGCCCCTTATTGTAGAATATACTTATAAAAACGGGTTAAAAGAAACAGTAAAATATCCAGCTGAAATTTGGAGGAAAAACGATAAAGAAGTCAAAAGAGTAATCGCTTCCGAAAGTGAGGTAACTTCAATAATTGTTGATCCTAAAGAAGAAACTGCGGATATAAATACAGGAAATAATTCCTGGCCTAAAAGTAAAGAGCCTTCAGATTTTGATAAGTTTAAACAAAAAGTTAAAGGATAA
- a CDS encoding DUF6702 family protein has protein sequence MLLKKSLVLLIFPLFAFVNMHKFYLSATEINYSDKDKTLQIISRYFIDDFENVLKERYGIIPNLNTNKEMENLDFYVKKYLDDRFSIMINDKDLQLNYLGKEYDNDVIKIYFESEKINLKKIRNIRIKNSSLFEKFDNQQNIIHVDINGKKKSFNLYEGSEDAMLRF, from the coding sequence ATGTTACTTAAAAAAAGTCTTGTTTTGTTAATCTTTCCATTGTTTGCTTTTGTAAATATGCACAAATTTTATTTGAGTGCAACCGAGATTAATTATTCTGATAAAGACAAAACCCTGCAAATTATTTCCAGGTATTTTATAGATGATTTTGAAAATGTTTTAAAAGAAAGATATGGTATTATTCCTAATTTAAATACGAATAAAGAAATGGAAAATCTTGATTTTTATGTGAAAAAATATTTAGATGACCGTTTTAGTATAATGATTAACGATAAAGATCTTCAATTAAATTATTTAGGGAAAGAGTATGATAATGATGTGATAAAGATATATTTTGAATCTGAAAAAATTAATCTTAAAAAAATTCGTAACATTCGTATAAAAAACTCGTCTTTATTTGAAAAGTTTGATAATCAGCAAAATATAATTCATGTTGATATAAACGGGAAAAAGAAAAGTTTCAATCTTTATGAAGGAAGTGAAGATGCAATGTTAAGATTTTAA
- a CDS encoding sialidase family protein codes for MIRIPYFLIILILTSCQCQQNTIEKNQKTFQSTINENIKIYESDGYSIGPCEPSIYINPSNTQNIVAGSVINYFHYSFDGGKTWETDILKSSMGVWGDPCIVADTKGNFYYFHLSDPDGANWRSEKILDRMVVQCSEDGGKTWNDGSHFGKNSPKQQDKEWAGIHPKTNEIYTTWTEFDKYNSSNPDHKTRILISSSADKGNTWSDPVAINEFDGNAKDDDKTVEGAVPAIDNEGNIYVAWSYNDKIYFDTSSDNGVTWREKDIVISDQPGGWTFDIPGLDRCNGMPVTCVDISNGEHSGTIYVNWSDQRNGKDNTDIFISKSTDKGNTWSLPKKVNEDNTSTHQFLTWMSVDPKTGYIYIVYYDRSRYKDNQTDVVLSVSYDGGENFISKTISEKPFTPVSSIFFGDYNNIHAYNRVIRPVWTRYDNGKLSIWTAIIDDNANQ; via the coding sequence ATGATTCGTATCCCTTACTTCCTGATTATTTTAATCCTTACATCTTGTCAATGCCAACAGAATACAATAGAAAAAAATCAAAAAACATTCCAAAGTACCATTAATGAGAATATTAAAATTTACGAATCGGACGGGTATAGCATAGGCCCTTGTGAACCAAGCATTTACATAAACCCTTCGAATACACAAAATATTGTGGCCGGTTCAGTAATAAACTATTTTCATTATTCTTTTGATGGTGGAAAAACCTGGGAAACAGATATTTTAAAATCTTCTATGGGTGTGTGGGGGGATCCCTGTATAGTGGCCGATACCAAAGGGAATTTTTATTATTTTCATCTTTCTGACCCCGATGGTGCTAACTGGAGAAGTGAAAAAATTCTGGACAGAATGGTAGTACAATGTTCGGAAGATGGCGGGAAAACATGGAATGACGGTAGTCATTTTGGAAAAAACTCTCCAAAACAACAAGATAAAGAATGGGCAGGTATACATCCTAAAACCAATGAAATTTATACTACATGGACGGAATTTGATAAGTATAACAGTTCTAATCCCGATCATAAAACCAGGATATTAATTTCATCTTCTGCAGACAAAGGAAATACCTGGTCCGACCCGGTAGCTATTAATGAATTTGATGGTAATGCTAAAGATGATGATAAAACAGTGGAAGGTGCAGTACCGGCTATAGATAATGAGGGAAATATTTACGTGGCGTGGTCTTATAATGATAAGATATATTTTGACACAAGCAGTGATAATGGAGTTACATGGCGGGAAAAGGATATAGTAATATCTGACCAACCGGGTGGTTGGACATTTGACATACCAGGATTAGACCGGTGTAACGGGATGCCGGTAACCTGTGTAGACATAAGTAACGGGGAACACTCAGGAACTATATATGTTAATTGGTCCGACCAACGTAATGGAAAAGATAATACCGATATTTTTATTTCCAAATCTACCGATAAAGGTAATACATGGAGCTTACCGAAAAAAGTGAATGAGGACAACACATCAACCCATCAGTTTTTAACCTGGATGAGTGTGGACCCAAAAACAGGTTATATTTATATTGTTTATTACGACCGTAGCAGGTATAAAGACAATCAAACCGATGTAGTGCTCTCGGTATCGTATGACGGTGGAGAAAATTTTATTTCCAAAACCATTTCAGAAAAGCCTTTTACCCCTGTTTCCAGTATCTTCTTTGGAGATTATAATAATATACATGCTTATAACAGGGTGATAAGGCCTGTTTGGACGAGATATGATAATGGAAAATTAAGTATTTGGACTGCTATTATAGATGATAATGCTAATCAATGA
- a CDS encoding type II toxin-antitoxin system ParD family antitoxin produces the protein MSKNTSISLGNYFEQFVQSRISEGRYKNVSEVVRAGLRILEEEESRVLALKKAIQEGIESGIAHDFDSQKHLDSLKAKKS, from the coding sequence ATGAGTAAAAATACATCCATATCACTTGGAAATTATTTTGAGCAATTCGTACAAAGTCGAATTTCAGAAGGTAGATATAAGAACGTGAGTGAAGTTGTCAGAGCAGGACTCAGGATCCTGGAAGAAGAAGAAAGTAGGGTTCTTGCGTTGAAAAAAGCTATTCAAGAAGGAATTGAGAGTGGTATTGCTCATGATTTTGATTCCCAAAAACATCTTGACTCTTTAAAAGCTAAAAAAAGCTGA
- a CDS encoding carboxypeptidase-like regulatory domain-containing protein, protein MNKLTGFFTIFLISLSVFSQEAQRTLLRGKVIYNNVGVPNENVINATTETVTSTNDDGEFEINVREGDILAFSAINFQFKTVNVTNDILYKNRLVVEVKEKVTELDEVVISPENKEKYIELKEEEFKKVDYVTDYSTPVINTALSESERGMQYGLNFVNIFRAIFKSQKEKEIPFHERVKVSEVLRQIYDDEFFVLDLRIPQDKIEDFLYYCDDRIPTRSLLKKENEFELIDFLVKTSKSYLKQLDPGK, encoded by the coding sequence ATGAACAAACTAACCGGTTTTTTTACGATTTTTCTAATATCACTCTCTGTGTTTTCTCAAGAAGCTCAGCGAACACTTTTAAGGGGTAAAGTTATATATAATAATGTTGGAGTACCTAATGAAAATGTCATTAATGCTACTACCGAAACAGTTACCAGCACTAATGATGATGGTGAATTTGAAATTAATGTGAGAGAAGGGGATATTTTGGCTTTTTCTGCGATCAACTTTCAGTTTAAAACTGTAAACGTTACAAACGATATTTTGTACAAAAACCGGTTAGTGGTAGAGGTAAAAGAAAAAGTAACCGAACTGGATGAAGTTGTTATTTCTCCTGAAAATAAAGAAAAATATATAGAGCTTAAAGAGGAAGAGTTTAAAAAAGTAGATTATGTAACCGATTATTCCACCCCGGTCATTAATACTGCTTTATCCGAAAGTGAAAGAGGCATGCAATATGGGTTAAACTTCGTTAATATTTTCAGGGCCATTTTTAAATCGCAAAAAGAAAAAGAAATCCCTTTTCATGAAAGGGTTAAAGTAAGTGAAGTTTTAAGGCAAATTTATGATGATGAATTTTTTGTTTTAGACCTTAGGATACCTCAGGATAAAATAGAAGACTTTCTTTATTATTGTGACGACCGCATACCTACAAGAAGCCTGTTAAAAAAAGAAAACGAATTTGAACTTATAGATTTTCTTGTAAAGACGAGTAAATCTTATTTAAAGCAATTAGATCCTGGTAAATAA